Proteins from one Leptonema illini DSM 21528 genomic window:
- a CDS encoding TldD/PmbA family protein has protein sequence MIDSRLRRLVAGSPHYIEIRYHNRRSRSLGIRKGTPIELASKHTEGVGIRVLFNGAWGFAATSDMGEAALERSLRSAFEGARRLSELRRHRSALAETDRLATGEFELPGYSELLSIPLSEHRETVEDAERRLRSSSKSIDTAQCQYTEVFEEKFIVTSDGADVWLRLVRPELRFLAFAKDGSKMSRGYDSVGATGGWQCMFQNRSLDRYIETAAASAVDLLAAAAPEGGRKKVILAPAMVGLLAHEAIGHTVEADFVISGSVARDLLGQQVASEKVTLCDSGRSEHAPYAGGELPVDDEGVYADRTVLIEKGKLVGYLHSRETAKQFGVKPTGNARAWEFSDEPLIRMRNTYVEPGTDDLNDMIAGIEDGFYVDGPEGGQADATGEFMFGASRVRRIKNGKLAEVVQKVTLSGNAFDVLRSVDAVSSDFKWDLGSGHCGKGQPAKVDAGGPFLRCEILVGGEA, from the coding sequence ATGATCGATTCACGTCTTCGCCGGCTGGTAGCCGGATCGCCGCACTACATTGAAATCCGTTATCACAATCGACGCAGTCGATCTCTGGGAATCCGCAAGGGAACGCCGATTGAACTGGCCTCAAAGCATACGGAGGGCGTCGGTATCAGGGTACTTTTTAACGGAGCCTGGGGCTTTGCTGCGACCTCTGATATGGGCGAGGCCGCACTCGAACGTTCGTTACGCAGCGCCTTTGAGGGAGCACGTCGGCTTTCTGAACTGCGACGACATCGCAGCGCCCTCGCCGAAACGGATCGCCTCGCAACAGGCGAGTTCGAATTGCCGGGATACAGCGAACTGCTGTCCATTCCCTTAAGTGAACACCGTGAAACCGTCGAAGATGCAGAGCGCCGGCTTCGTAGCTCATCAAAGTCTATCGACACGGCACAGTGCCAGTACACCGAAGTCTTCGAAGAGAAGTTCATCGTCACGTCAGACGGAGCCGACGTCTGGCTGCGCCTTGTAAGGCCTGAGCTGCGTTTCCTGGCCTTTGCAAAAGACGGCTCGAAGATGAGCCGCGGCTATGATTCCGTCGGCGCAACCGGCGGCTGGCAGTGCATGTTCCAGAACCGATCCCTTGACCGTTATATTGAAACGGCGGCCGCCAGTGCCGTCGATCTACTTGCAGCCGCGGCCCCCGAAGGCGGACGAAAAAAGGTTATCCTGGCCCCCGCCATGGTCGGGTTGCTTGCTCATGAGGCCATCGGGCATACGGTCGAGGCGGATTTTGTTATTTCGGGGTCGGTGGCTCGCGATCTTCTCGGGCAGCAGGTCGCCTCTGAAAAGGTGACTCTATGTGATAGCGGGCGCTCCGAGCATGCTCCTTATGCCGGCGGAGAGCTTCCCGTCGACGACGAAGGCGTGTATGCCGATAGAACCGTATTGATTGAAAAGGGCAAGCTCGTCGGTTACCTGCACAGTCGCGAAACGGCAAAACAGTTCGGAGTGAAGCCGACGGGTAACGCCCGCGCATGGGAATTCAGCGACGAACCGCTCATCCGAATGCGCAACACCTACGTCGAGCCAGGAACCGATGATCTGAACGATATGATTGCCGGCATCGAGGACGGCTTTTACGTCGACGGCCCCGAAGGAGGCCAGGCCGATGCTACCGGTGAATTTATGTTTGGAGCTTCACGGGTGCGGCGCATCAAAAACGGAAAACTTGCGGAGGTCGTTCAGAAGGTAACGCTTTCGGGCAACGCCTTTGACGTCTTGCGTTCTGTGGACGCCGTCAGCTCCGATTTCAAGTGGGATCTCGGATCAGGCCATTGCGGTAAAGGACAGCCCGCGAAGGTCGACGCCGGCGGGCCGTTCCTGCGATGTGAAATCCTTGTCGGAGGCGAAGCATGA